A DNA window from Leptolyngbya sp. KIOST-1 contains the following coding sequences:
- the ppsA gene encoding phosphoenolpyruvate synthase has translation MVATSVVQQSSGQRDQQLVLWLDELRLEDVPIVGGKNASLGEMIQQLTPRGIRVPGGFATTSHAYRHFIEKTGLDAQLREVLSGFDINDVTELRRRGRKARSLILNATFPEDLKTAILDAYHHMCETAGQNLGFGDESCLAGNAHTEVDVAVRSSATAEDLPDASFAGQQETYLNVYGDQAVLIACKKCYASLFTDRAISYRTTKHFDHFEVALSVCIQRMVRSDLATSGVMFSIDTETGFENAVLITAAYGLGENVVQGSVNPDEYVVFKPTLQSGHAPILSKRLGTKALRMVYDTSGTELTKNEPVPLSDQGRFAIDDNDILQLARWACTIEDHYTQLRGTKSPMDIEWAKDGLTGELFIVQARPETVQSQKSQTELRSYILEVPEGVDPVARGRAVGDLIGQGSACVILDVNQIAQFRPGEVLITSRTDPDWEPIMKQASAIVTDQGGRTCHAAIIARELGIPAIVGCDNATQRLTTGEPVTVTCAEGEEGLIYRGEIPYRVETTQIDSLPETRTKIMMNVGNPELAFTLAALPSDGVGLARLEFIIANHIQVHPLALLNFEQLPDGAEKRQIAQLTALYDHKPNYFVDKLAQGVGTLAAAFYPKPVVVRLSDFKSNEYAHLLGGSTFEPAEENPMIGWRGASRYYDDRYRDGFALECQALKRVRDDMGLTNVILMVPFCRTPDEGRRVLEEMAQHGLVRGENGLQVYVMCELPNNVVLADEFSQVFDGFSIGSNDLTQLTLGLDRDSALVAHLFDERSTGVKRMVQMAIQTARENHRKIGICGQGPSDYPEFARFLVEQGIDSISLNPDTVIKTRLEIADMENQMG, from the coding sequence ATGGTAGCTACGTCTGTGGTTCAGCAGTCTTCTGGACAGCGCGATCAGCAGCTGGTGCTTTGGTTAGATGAGCTGCGGCTGGAGGATGTGCCAATTGTGGGCGGCAAAAATGCCTCCCTGGGCGAAATGATTCAACAGCTGACCCCCCGGGGCATTCGGGTGCCGGGGGGCTTTGCCACCACCTCCCATGCCTACCGCCACTTCATTGAGAAAACCGGCCTCGATGCGCAGCTCCGGGAGGTGCTGAGCGGTTTCGACATCAACGATGTGACCGAACTGCGGCGGCGGGGCCGCAAGGCGCGATCGCTGATTCTCAACGCCACGTTTCCAGAGGATCTCAAAACCGCCATTCTCGACGCCTACCACCACATGTGCGAAACGGCGGGCCAGAACCTCGGTTTTGGCGATGAGTCTTGCCTGGCGGGCAACGCCCACACCGAAGTGGATGTAGCCGTGCGCTCCAGCGCTACCGCCGAAGACCTGCCCGACGCCAGCTTTGCTGGGCAGCAGGAAACCTACCTGAATGTCTACGGCGACCAGGCGGTGCTGATTGCCTGCAAGAAATGCTATGCGTCGCTGTTTACCGATCGCGCCATTTCCTACCGCACCACAAAGCACTTTGACCACTTCGAAGTAGCGCTGTCGGTGTGCATTCAGCGCATGGTGCGATCGGATTTGGCCACCTCCGGGGTGATGTTCTCCATCGACACCGAGACGGGCTTTGAGAACGCTGTGCTGATCACCGCCGCCTATGGCCTGGGCGAGAATGTGGTGCAGGGCAGCGTCAACCCCGACGAGTACGTGGTGTTTAAACCCACCCTCCAGAGCGGTCATGCGCCCATTTTGAGCAAGCGGCTGGGCACCAAGGCCCTGCGGATGGTCTACGACACCAGCGGCACCGAGCTGACCAAAAACGAGCCCGTGCCCCTGAGCGACCAGGGCCGCTTTGCGATCGATGACAACGACATTCTGCAACTGGCCCGCTGGGCCTGCACCATCGAAGACCACTACACCCAGCTGCGGGGCACCAAAAGCCCCATGGACATCGAGTGGGCCAAGGACGGCCTGACGGGGGAGCTGTTTATTGTCCAGGCCCGACCCGAGACGGTGCAGTCGCAGAAATCGCAGACCGAGCTGCGATCGTACATTCTGGAGGTACCCGAGGGCGTAGACCCCGTCGCCAGAGGCCGCGCCGTGGGCGACCTGATCGGCCAGGGCAGCGCCTGTGTGATTCTCGATGTCAACCAGATTGCCCAGTTCCGGCCTGGCGAAGTGCTGATTACCAGCCGCACCGACCCCGACTGGGAGCCCATCATGAAGCAGGCCAGCGCGATCGTCACGGACCAGGGGGGGCGCACCTGCCACGCCGCCATCATTGCGCGGGAGCTGGGTATTCCGGCGATCGTCGGCTGCGACAACGCCACCCAGCGGCTCACGACGGGCGAACCCGTCACCGTCACCTGTGCCGAAGGCGAAGAGGGGCTGATCTACCGGGGTGAAATTCCCTACCGGGTGGAAACCACCCAGATTGACAGCCTGCCCGAAACCCGCACCAAAATTATGATGAACGTGGGCAACCCCGAGCTGGCCTTTACCCTGGCCGCCCTGCCCAGCGATGGCGTAGGTCTGGCCCGGCTGGAGTTTATCATCGCCAACCACATTCAGGTACATCCCCTGGCTCTGCTCAATTTTGAGCAGCTGCCCGACGGGGCCGAGAAGCGCCAAATTGCCCAGCTCACCGCCCTCTACGACCACAAGCCCAACTATTTCGTCGACAAGCTGGCCCAGGGGGTAGGCACCCTGGCTGCCGCCTTCTATCCCAAACCCGTCGTCGTGCGCCTGTCAGACTTCAAGAGCAACGAGTATGCCCACCTGCTGGGGGGCAGCACCTTTGAACCCGCCGAAGAAAACCCCATGATCGGCTGGCGCGGAGCCTCGCGCTACTACGACGATCGCTACCGCGACGGCTTTGCCCTGGAATGCCAGGCGCTGAAGCGAGTGCGCGACGACATGGGCCTGACCAACGTGATTTTGATGGTACCCTTCTGCCGCACCCCCGACGAGGGCCGCCGGGTGCTGGAGGAGATGGCCCAACACGGCCTGGTGCGCGGTGAGAACGGGCTCCAGGTCTACGTCATGTGCGAACTGCCCAACAACGTAGTGCTGGCGGACGAGTTTAGCCAGGTGTTCGACGGGTTCTCCATTGGCTCCAACGACCTCACCCAGCTCACCCTGGGGCTGGACCGCGACTCGGCCCTGGTGGCCCACCTGTTTGACGAGCGCAGTACCGGCGTTAAGCGGATGGTGCAGATGGCCATTCAAACCGCCCGGGAAAACCACCGCAAAATCGGCATCTGTGGCCAGGGGCCGAGCGACTACCCCGAGTTTGCCCGCTTCCTGGTGGAACAGGGCATTGACTCCATTAGCCTCAACCCCGACACGGTGATCAAAACGCGGCTGGAAATTGCCGATATGGAAAACCAGATGGGATGA
- a CDS encoding ABC transporter permease yields the protein MTNTLSRPGQKQIASLPLRTLWADMFTVFWGDWLDLRVRIPQVAASGLVSPLIYILAFGLGLGSAIDQVTTPPAGDTYLEFILPGMVALSSMVISFGGTTFSICGDRLFTKTFEEMLLYPVHPLALHLGKMLAGIVRGLMTAGSVILVAIIFTGRFWSFINPLFLLLVVLNCAVFAGLGVIVGLNVKSLESVGLFNNFLIVPMSFLGGTFFDPSTLPVALKVIVYLLPLTYTTVGLRAAAYQPLAEFPWYSIPILIVVAGVLAAIGARQFSTQQD from the coding sequence TTGACCAACACACTCTCTCGTCCCGGCCAGAAGCAGATCGCCTCGCTGCCTCTCCGCACCCTCTGGGCCGACATGTTCACGGTGTTTTGGGGCGACTGGCTCGATCTGCGGGTTCGCATTCCCCAGGTGGCGGCTTCGGGGCTGGTGTCGCCGCTGATCTACATCTTGGCCTTTGGCCTGGGACTGGGCAGCGCCATCGACCAGGTGACCACGCCCCCGGCAGGGGACACCTACCTGGAGTTTATCCTGCCGGGTATGGTGGCCCTGTCGTCGATGGTAATCAGCTTTGGCGGCACCACGTTTTCAATCTGCGGCGATCGCCTGTTCACCAAAACCTTTGAAGAAATGCTGCTCTACCCGGTGCACCCCCTGGCCCTGCACCTGGGCAAAATGCTGGCGGGCATTGTGCGCGGCCTGATGACGGCCGGGTCGGTCATTCTGGTGGCGATTATTTTCACCGGGCGGTTTTGGAGCTTCATCAACCCGCTGTTTTTGCTGCTGGTAGTACTCAACTGCGCCGTGTTCGCGGGCTTGGGGGTAATCGTGGGGCTAAACGTGAAGTCCCTGGAGAGCGTGGGCCTGTTCAACAACTTTTTGATCGTGCCAATGTCGTTTTTGGGCGGCACTTTCTTTGATCCGTCCACCCTGCCCGTGGCGCTGAAGGTGATTGTCTACCTGTTGCCCCTCACCTATACCACCGTGGGCCTGCGGGCAGCCGCCTACCAGCCCCTGGCGGAGTTTCCCTGGTACTCGATTCCGATTTTAATTGTGGTGGCTGGGGTGTTGGCGGCGATCGGTGCCCGCCAGTTCTCCACTCAACAAGATTAG
- a CDS encoding glutathione S-transferase family protein — protein sequence MYRLYDYSPSGNGYKVRLLLSQLAIPFSYVELDILKGETRTPDFLAKNPNGRIPLLEIEPDRYLAESNAILFYLAQGTAFWPADKLAQAEVLHWLFFEQYSHEPNIATPRFWLCHVPELNAYQTTALPYKQEQGYQALGVMDQHLAHHQYFVEDRYTIADIALYAYTHVATEGGFDLERFANVRRWLADVARQPNHIPITQTVFEF from the coding sequence ATGTATCGCCTTTACGACTACTCGCCTTCCGGCAATGGCTACAAGGTCAGACTGTTGCTCTCTCAGCTGGCCATCCCTTTTTCATACGTCGAACTCGACATTCTCAAAGGCGAAACCCGCACCCCAGACTTTTTGGCCAAAAATCCCAATGGGCGCATTCCCCTGCTTGAGATTGAACCCGACCGCTACCTGGCCGAATCGAACGCGATCCTTTTCTACCTTGCCCAGGGAACTGCATTCTGGCCAGCGGACAAACTGGCGCAAGCTGAGGTGCTCCACTGGCTGTTTTTTGAGCAGTACAGCCATGAGCCCAACATCGCTACACCTCGGTTTTGGCTTTGCCACGTCCCCGAACTCAATGCCTATCAAACAACGGCTTTGCCCTACAAGCAAGAGCAGGGTTACCAGGCTTTAGGGGTCATGGATCAGCATTTAGCCCACCATCAATACTTTGTCGAAGACCGCTACACGATCGCAGACATCGCCCTCTATGCCTACACCCACGTGGCCACCGAAGGCGGCTTTGACCTGGAGCGCTTCGCTAATGTCCGTCGCTGGTTGGCCGACGTGGCGCGTCAGCCCAACCATATTCCAATTACCCAAACGGTCTTTGAGTTCTGA
- a CDS encoding DUF4058 family protein has protein sequence MVPSFPGMNPYLEAPDLWPEVHAWLIVQLARTLNPRLRPKYRAAIEQRVYTDSLLVGIPDVSVVEQPRPQPAAPKPTATLRQPITVSLPMPEEVRETYVEIRQIGTGQVVTVVEVLSPKNKRPGEGLAQYGTKRLKVLESQSHLVEIDLLRGSDPLPMSGGVASDYRILVSRAQRRPWAELYPFNLSDAIPQFPLPLQPGDDEPVVDLHQILQDIYTAAALEFVIDYSQQPIPPLSLADLQWVQTLVEP, from the coding sequence ATGGTGCCCAGCTTTCCTGGCATGAACCCCTACCTGGAGGCCCCTGACCTCTGGCCGGAGGTGCATGCCTGGCTGATTGTGCAGCTGGCCCGTACCCTCAACCCCCGCTTGCGCCCCAAGTACCGGGCTGCCATAGAGCAGCGGGTCTACACCGACTCGCTGCTGGTGGGCATTCCCGATGTCTCGGTGGTAGAGCAGCCCCGCCCCCAGCCTGCCGCCCCCAAACCTACGGCGACTCTCAGGCAGCCCATTACTGTCAGCTTGCCCATGCCCGAAGAAGTGCGGGAGACCTATGTGGAAATTCGCCAGATCGGCACTGGCCAGGTGGTGACTGTTGTGGAAGTGCTGTCGCCCAAAAACAAGCGCCCTGGTGAAGGTCTGGCTCAGTACGGCACCAAGCGCCTGAAGGTGCTGGAGAGCCAGAGCCACCTGGTGGAGATTGACCTGCTGCGGGGGAGCGACCCGCTGCCCATGTCTGGCGGCGTAGCCTCTGACTACCGTATTTTGGTCAGCCGTGCCCAGCGACGGCCGTGGGCTGAGCTGTACCCCTTCAACCTGAGCGATGCTATTCCCCAGTTTCCCCTGCCGCTTCAACCGGGGGACGACGAACCGGTGGTTGATCTGCATCAGATCTTGCAGGATATCTATACCGCCGCCGCCCTGGAGTTCGTAATTGACTACAGCCAGCAGCCCATTCCGCCCCTGAGTTTAGCGGACTTGCAGTGGGTGCAAACCCTCGTAGAGCCATAA
- a CDS encoding phage holin family protein, with amino-acid sequence MASSTSTWDQIEDYIRRLLRLGSLLVDIHLDVALQEASYERQRLLGGLIMLALGLGMLATVGVLAEVAGVVFAQALGLSWLQAIGAVAGVNLVLGLGFLISARARLSGPVMTQTQARLARSMALLKAKEE; translated from the coding sequence GTGGCTAGTTCGACCTCCACCTGGGATCAGATTGAGGACTACATCCGGCGACTACTGCGCTTGGGGTCTCTGCTAGTCGATATCCATCTCGATGTCGCCCTGCAGGAGGCCAGTTACGAACGGCAGCGGCTACTGGGCGGTTTGATCATGCTGGCGTTGGGCCTTGGCATGCTGGCGACGGTGGGGGTGCTGGCCGAGGTGGCTGGCGTGGTCTTTGCTCAGGCGCTGGGGCTGTCGTGGCTCCAGGCCATTGGCGCAGTAGCCGGGGTCAACCTGGTGCTGGGGCTGGGATTTTTAATCTCGGCCAGGGCTCGACTCAGCGGTCCCGTGATGACCCAAACCCAGGCCCGGCTGGCGCGATCGATGGCGCTGCTGAAGGCAAAAGAAGAGTAG
- a CDS encoding DUF4126 domain-containing protein, with product MDVLLHIAIGIGLSAAAGFRILVPFLVAGLAAQQGYLTLSPNMAWMGTTPALVALAAATALEILIYFVPIVDNLMDAVELPAAAIAGTVLTLAVTGGDMNPFLQWSLALIAGGGVASSTQAFTGLARLASTAAGGPVGNIAVSTTELASSTILSVLAIAVPILVLLVVGVLLYLVFRQRGRRRRRIS from the coding sequence ATGGACGTACTGCTGCACATTGCCATCGGTATTGGGCTCAGCGCTGCCGCCGGGTTCAGAATTTTGGTGCCGTTTTTAGTCGCTGGCCTGGCCGCGCAGCAGGGCTACCTCACGCTGTCGCCCAATATGGCCTGGATGGGCACAACCCCAGCGCTAGTGGCCCTGGCGGCGGCGACGGCTCTGGAGATACTGATCTACTTTGTGCCCATCGTTGACAATCTGATGGATGCGGTGGAGCTGCCGGCGGCGGCGATCGCCGGTACTGTGCTCACCCTGGCCGTTACAGGCGGCGATATGAATCCATTCTTGCAGTGGAGTCTGGCGCTGATCGCTGGGGGCGGGGTGGCCAGTAGCACCCAGGCCTTCACTGGGCTGGCCCGACTGGCCTCCACCGCTGCCGGTGGTCCGGTGGGCAACATTGCTGTGTCTACCACTGAACTAGCCAGCTCAACCATCCTTTCGGTACTGGCGATCGCAGTGCCCATTCTGGTACTGCTGGTAGTAGGCGTGTTGCTGTACCTGGTCTTTCGGCAGCGAGGTCGTAGACGACGGCGAATCTCCTGA
- a CDS encoding Npun_F0813 family protein has translation MFILKRQDVDIKTMHHPQKDQQIPILSYQGQTFRLLSVFTAAQEDDARALWRDLTDNRGKACVLLEEPERFSIWGKIRLDQFEPDTSGDTGTPPAEATYIKACLLMLQVLYMDVEDLLGVKQARQFEGDIAKVFAAWKFPQATTPDAVKSILTVDPLAMPQLPPWQDHHLHRLLEETHRIGRDYFGNANFADRAFEAIEDLTSNEQALFRRWLQQSPTGKIWT, from the coding sequence ATGTTTATCCTCAAGCGGCAGGATGTTGACATCAAAACGATGCACCATCCTCAAAAAGATCAACAGATTCCAATTCTGTCGTACCAGGGGCAAACCTTTCGGCTGCTGAGCGTGTTTACCGCTGCCCAGGAGGACGATGCCAGAGCGCTCTGGCGCGACCTGACCGATAACCGGGGCAAGGCCTGCGTGCTCCTAGAAGAACCGGAGCGCTTTAGCATTTGGGGTAAGATTCGCCTTGACCAATTTGAGCCCGATACTAGCGGCGATACCGGCACCCCGCCGGCAGAAGCGACCTACATCAAAGCCTGCCTGCTGATGCTACAGGTGCTCTACATGGATGTGGAAGACCTGCTGGGGGTCAAGCAGGCCCGCCAGTTTGAAGGCGACATTGCTAAAGTCTTTGCCGCCTGGAAGTTCCCCCAGGCGACCACCCCCGACGCGGTCAAAAGTATTCTGACGGTAGACCCGTTGGCGATGCCCCAGCTGCCGCCCTGGCAGGACCATCATCTGCATCGCTTGCTCGAAGAAACCCACCGCATTGGCAGAGACTATTTTGGCAACGCCAACTTCGCCGATCGCGCCTTTGAAGCCATCGAGGACTTGACTAGCAACGAGCAGGCGCTGTTTCGGCGATGGTTGCAGCAGTCGCCGACGGGCAAGATATGGACGTAA
- a CDS encoding rhomboid family intramembrane serine protease codes for MDDSELQAKLKQLEADLNSSSPPPTPHRTEKPVSQPQSWGQRLKGNALLPVYLVAIPWAQEIVDQAVFGGTWNLPLHPRSVAGIPGIFLSAISHSGFAHLIGNTIGFLIFSWLILAKSRRDYWITLLIGWLGGGVVAWLLGPSSVHGLSGVVYTLFGYLLCIGWLERRVVPLLISVFVLINYSYFIFGMFPTQPMVAWWGHLFGFFLGILAAYGVYREPGKRG; via the coding sequence TTGGACGATTCAGAGCTACAGGCCAAACTCAAGCAGCTAGAGGCAGACCTCAATTCGTCTTCCCCTCCGCCTACCCCTCATCGGACGGAGAAGCCGGTGTCACAACCGCAGAGCTGGGGGCAGCGGCTCAAGGGCAACGCGCTATTGCCCGTCTATCTGGTGGCGATTCCCTGGGCTCAGGAAATCGTTGACCAGGCGGTGTTTGGCGGGACCTGGAACCTGCCGCTGCACCCCCGCAGCGTGGCCGGAATTCCCGGCATTTTTCTGTCGGCCATTTCCCACTCTGGCTTTGCCCACCTGATCGGCAACACGATTGGATTTTTAATCTTTAGCTGGCTGATTTTGGCCAAAAGCCGCCGCGACTACTGGATTACACTGCTGATTGGCTGGCTGGGCGGTGGGGTGGTGGCCTGGCTGTTGGGCCCCAGCAGCGTCCACGGCCTGAGCGGAGTGGTTTACACCCTGTTTGGCTACTTGCTATGCATTGGCTGGCTGGAGCGGCGGGTGGTGCCCCTGTTGATTTCGGTGTTTGTGCTGATCAACTACAGCTACTTTATCTTTGGCATGTTCCCCACCCAGCCGATGGTGGCCTGGTGGGGGCATTTGTTTGGCTTCTTCCTGGGGATTCTGGCGGCCTACGGGGTATATCGGGAGCCGGGGAAGAGGGGGTAG
- a CDS encoding DUF1643 domain-containing protein has translation MLQPSAMERTATFDPTGHYRYSLGRRWSDAPTLAIIMLNPSRADSSIDDPTLRRCTGLAMGWGFGAIAVVNLFAYRSPRPQVLRQVADPIGPDNDAALLAAANQAERILLAWGNGGSWQGRDRAVLALLAPFSAYCHCLGLNRTGQPRHPLYVPRHTLLKPWNI, from the coding sequence ATGTTGCAGCCTTCGGCTATGGAGCGCACCGCCACCTTTGACCCCACAGGCCACTATCGATACAGCCTGGGGCGACGGTGGAGCGATGCTCCCACCCTGGCCATCATCATGCTCAATCCCAGTCGGGCCGACAGTAGCATAGACGACCCCACCCTGCGCCGCTGCACAGGGCTGGCGATGGGCTGGGGCTTTGGGGCGATCGCAGTGGTCAATCTGTTTGCCTACCGCAGCCCTAGGCCCCAGGTGCTGCGCCAGGTTGCCGATCCCATCGGTCCAGACAACGACGCCGCTCTACTCGCCGCCGCCAACCAGGCCGAGCGTATTCTGCTGGCCTGGGGAAACGGAGGTAGCTGGCAGGGGCGCGATCGCGCCGTCCTCGCCCTGCTGGCCCCCTTCTCTGCTTACTGCCACTGCCTGGGCCTCAACCGCACCGGCCAGCCCCGTCACCCCCTCTACGTCCCCCGCCACACGCTCTTAAAACCCTGGAATATTTAA